One genomic window of Serinus canaria isolate serCan28SL12 chromosome 4, serCan2020, whole genome shotgun sequence includes the following:
- the LOC115485340 gene encoding uncharacterized protein LOC115485340, whose translation MALLRCGESRPSFGAVNGARAVTEIRPSTLSRSSSCPVSSRLFRHHPATGHGCSKKNHPDKSRRCAWGTSGSATFILRTRWAHILQETTSQYFGIGKVRFVLCTCPVRLLNLQAPGAGGTGTCGCSIRFRQMLGSGRRHCRPGHGRAEPGCSRRRPRLCVIVLERMQGYPHSPGDGCREAMGKRLFGKRLAARGSFLSGDAHLRIPPAPLPFPGARRAPDTRAGQSCPGTLPF comes from the exons ATGGCGCTGCTCCGGTGTGGGGAGT CTCGTCCCAGTTTCGGAGCGGTAAATGGAGCCAGAGCAGTAACGGAGATTCGCCCCTCCACCCTGTCCCGTTCCTCCAGCTGCCCCGTTAGCTCCCGGCTGTTCCGGCATCACCCGGCGACAGGGCACGGgtgcagtaaaaaaaatcatccagaCAAAAGCAGGCGCTGTGCTTGGGGAACGTCAGGATCCGCAACTTTTATTTTGCGAACACGATGGGCGCACATTTTGCAGGAAACAACTTCCCAGTATTTTGGCATCGGAAAAGTGCGCTTCGTGCTTTGCACATGCCCCGTCAGGTTGCTAAACCTTCAAGCGCCGGGAGCCGGAGGAACGGGAACATGTGGATGCTCAATCCGTTTTCGGCAGATGCTGGGTTCGGGACGGCGGCACTGCCGGCCGGGACACGGGCGGGCTGAGCCCGGCTGCTCACGCCGCCGCCCGCGGCTCTGCGTAATCGTCCTCGAACGG ATGCAGGGATACCCCCACTCTCCCGGAGACGGCTGCAGAGAGGCCATGGGGAAGCGGTTGTTTGGAAAACGACTGGCAGCTCGGGGATCGTTCCTCAGCGGAGATGCACATCTCCGCATCCCGCCCgcccctcttccctttcctggcGCTCGGCGGGCACCGGACACCCGGGCCGGGCAAAGCTGCCCCGGGACGCTCCCGTTCTGA